One Oryza brachyantha chromosome 3, ObraRS2, whole genome shotgun sequence DNA segment encodes these proteins:
- the LOC102708231 gene encoding ATP synthase subunit b', chloroplastic, whose product MATAMMAAATTSCSPRRAPAVLRPVASSSAQPPRRREQQPRGLKQIPGLVATAAAAAVAAAPLPALAEQMEKAALFDFNLTLPAIAIEFLLLMVALDKLYFTPLGKFMDERDAKIRAELGDVKDASEEVRQLEEQAAAVLKAARAEIAAALNKMKKETTQELEAKLEEGRSRVEAELVEALANLEAQKEEAVKALDAQIASLSDEIVKKVLPSA is encoded by the coding sequence ATGGCGACGGCTATGATGGCTGCGGCCACCACCTCGtgctccccgcgccgcgcgccggccgTGCTCAGgcccgtcgcgtcgtcgtcggcgcagCCGCCCAGGCGGCGGGAGCAGCAGCCGCGGGGATTGAAGCAGATTCCGGGTctggtggcgacggcggcggcggcggccgtagCCGCGGCGCCGCTCCCGGCGCTGGCGGAGCAGATGGAGAAGGCGGCGCTGTTCGACTTCAACCTGACGCTCCCGGCGATCGCGATCGAGTTCCTGCTGCTGATGGTGGCGCTGGACAAGCTCTACTTCACGCCGCTGGGCAAGTTCATGGACGAGCGCGACGCCAAGATCCGGGCGGAGCTCGGCGACGTCAAGGACGCGTCCGAGGAGGTGCGCCAGCTGGAGGagcaggccgccgccgtgctgaaGGCCGCCCGCGCCGAGATCGCCGCGGCGCTCAACAAGATGAAGAAGGAGACAACCCAGGAGCTGGAGGCCAAGCTGGAGGAGGGCCGCAGCCGCGTCGAGGCCGAGCTCGTGGAGGCGCTCGCTAACCTGGAGGCGCAGAAGGAGGAGGCCGTCAAGGCGCTCGACGCTCAGATCGCCTCCCTCAGCGACGAGATCGTCAAGAAGGTGCTCCCATCCGCGTGA
- the LOC102717600 gene encoding histone H2B.1: MAPKAEKKPAEKKPAGEEKSAEKAPAGKKPKAEKRLPASKASSKEGGGGDKKGRKKAKKSVETYKIYIFKVLKQVHPDIGISSKAMSIMNSFINDIFEKLAQEAARLARYNKKPTITSREIQTSVRLVLPGELAKHAVSEGTKAVTKFTSN; this comes from the coding sequence ATGGCGCCCAAGGCCGAGAAGAAGCCGGCGGAGAAGAAGCCTGCCGGCGAGGAGAAATCGGCGGAGAAGGCGCCGGCGGGGAAGAAGCCCAAGGCGGAGAAGCGGCTGCCGGCGTCCAAGGCCTCCTCTaaggagggcggcggtggcgacaagaaggggaggaagaaggcgaAGAAGAGCGTGGAGACGTACAAGATCTACATCTTCAAGGTGCTGAAGCAGGTGCACCCGGACATCGGCATCTCCTCCAAGGCCATGTCCATCATGAACTCCTTCATCAACGATATCTTCGAGAAGCTCGCGCAGGAGGCCGCCCGCCTCGCCCGCTACAACAAGAAGCCCACCATCACCTCCCGCGAGATCCAGACCTCcgtccgcctcgtcctccccgGCGAACTCGCCAAGCACGCCGTCTCCGAGGGCACCAAGGCCGTCACCAAGTTCACCAGCAACTAG
- the LOC102717326 gene encoding glycine-rich RNA-binding protein 4, mitochondrial-like yields the protein MMLRGGRLAGLASRMVGAKSFSTEIFVSRLSFYTTEEELKNIFTPFGAVEEARLVRDNQTGRPKGFGFVKYSSQAEAEKAVKAMDGRILRGRLIFVEIAKERKST from the exons ATGATGCTGCGAGGTGGGCGGCTGGCGGGTTTGGCCTCTCGGATGGTGGGAGCCAAGTCTTTCAGCACGGAGATATTTGTGAGCa GGCTATCATTTTACACGACAGAGGaagaacttaaaaatattttcacaccATTTGGCGCTGTCGAGGAAG CTCGATTGGTGAGAGACAATCAAACTGGAAGGCCTAAGGGATTTGGTTTTGTCAAATATTCATCTCAAGCGGAAGCAGAGAAAGCTGTCAAGGCAATGGATGGAAGG ATCCTGCGGGGAAGACTAATTTTTGTGGAAATTGCAAAAGAACGTAAAAGCACATAG